The window TTTTACGCTAGCTCACAGTATTACCCTTGCCGCCGTTACCTTAAACTGGTTTAGCCTTCCTTCAAGGGCTGTAGAGGCGATTATCGCCCTGTCTATTGTATTTCTGGCCAGAGAAATGGTTGCCATTCATCGTGGCAAACCAAGCATTACGGCTCAATATCCATGGTTGGTTTCGTTAAGCTTTGGCCTATTGCATGGGATGGGATTCGCTGGCGCATTAGGTGAAATCGGTATTCCCGAAAATGAGATCATTTTGGCACTGCTGGCATTTAATATTGGCGTGGAGTTGGGCCAGATATTTTTCATATTGCTAGTGCTCGCTACTATTGCATTAACAAGAAAAATAATAAGAAAAATACCATTAAAAACATCCAACTGGAGCAAGCTAATACCGGCTTATGCCATTGGTACGGTTGCCAGTGTCTGGTTGGTACAACGCCTGCTAATTTTATAGATAAGCCCCAAACCTTCGTTGCTCCTCAGTCATAAACGCTGCGACCTACCGTGAAATGGGTACCTGTTCCATCCACGGTGCACTTGCGCACTCGTCTGTAAATTTTAATCAACTCTGGCCCCCCTCAATTTGAAGTGATTAATTTAGGAGACTCGCATAATTTCTGCGTAATTACAGAACGAAATCAAACTAACCTAATGATTTGAATTGATTTTTACTAAAACGGTTTAGATAAATTTAATGGCTGTGCCAAAATTCCGAAAACATTCTTTACGTGGGTGTCCCGAATTATTACTTTCTTATAAAAAATCGGGATTTGGAGTTTGCTCATTAAAAAACCTCTAACCGCAATAGCTGTTAGAGGCAAACTAGGAGGATAGGGAGAATCGGGGTTAGTCTTCGCTCAATTCAAACCGCAACTCATAGCTGTGGCCTTGTTCAGATTGAATGATATCTAATGTGCCGCTTATCCCAGCCAACTCACCATGGCCTGAGCCTTCGATAATTTGAATATGTAACTGCTGAGAATCCGCAGACATCAATCCTTGATGCAATAATGTAAAACCACCGGACTTACCATTGACCTCGCCATCGAACTCTTCAATTGCGGCATAAGCGGCATGACCATCAGGGGTACGTTTACTTATCATTTGACCAATGCCTGAACCGTTAAGATCACCCTGATAAGTCTTATCGATTGTCATTCGACCAACCGGCGCGACTTCGTCACGTTGCGGTTCCAGGTTAATATCAAAGGTACCTAAAGCTCTCATCTCTTTGCCCTATTCGGAAATTTTCACTATTCATATCATGTAAAAGGCGAGGTTTACCAGCAATTTTCTGTAAGTTATATATTCAAGATGCAAACAAATAAATTTCATCACATAATGAAATGAACATCTTTTAATAGGGCACTAAGACATGGCTAACAATAAATCGAATTGGCAAGATATCCTGCTTTTAGACAGGCAATTGCATGACGAAGAGCGGATGATCCGCGATATGGCTCGGGATTTTTGTCAGGAGCAATTACAACCTGGTATTTTAATGGCCAATCGTGAAGAGCATTTCGATGCCAATATTATGCGTCAATTCGGTGAACTGGGTTTACTCGGCGCCACCATTGATGGCTATGGTTGTCCGGGTGTTTCCTATGTTTCGTATGGTTTGGTTGCCCGTGAAGTGGAACGGGTCGATTCCGGTTACCGCAGTGCGATGAGTGTGCAGTCATCTTTGGTTATGCACCCAATTTATACCTGGGGTAGTGAAGCTCAAAAAGAGAAATACCTACCTAAACTTGCCACGGGTGAATGGATTGGCTGTTTCGGCCTGACCGAACCCGATGCTGGTTCCGATCCTGCAGGCATGAAAACCCGGGCGAAAAAAGTACCCGGTGGCTATCAGCTAACCGGCAGCAAAATGTGGATAACTAACTCACCGATTGCCGATGTATTCGTTGTCTGGGCGAAAAGTGAAGCCGATGATAATCAGATTTGCGGTTTCGTTCTGGAAAAAGGCATGCAAGGTCTGTCGGCACCGAAAATTGAAGGAAAGATGAGCTTGAAAGCCTCGATTACCGGTGAGATTGTTATGGATAATGTGTTTGTTCCAGAAGAAAACATGTTCCCGGAAGTTCGCGGATTACGCGGTCCATTTAGCTGTTTGAATATGGCTCGTTATGGGATTTCCTGGGGCGCTATGGGCGCTGCTGAAGACTGTTGGCATCGCGCACGTCAGTATGGTTTGGATCGTCATCAGTTTAATAAGCCTTTAGCTCAGACTCAGCTATTCCAGAAAAAACTCGCAGACATGCAAACAGAGATAACCTTAGGCTTGCAGGCATCGCTTCGGGTTGGGCGTTTGATTGATGAGAAGGATTTTGATCCAACGATGATATCAATGGTAAAACGCAACAACTGCGGCAAAGCGCTCGAGATTGCCCGCATGTCTCGGGACATGCATGGCGGTAATGGTATTGCCGATGAATTTCACGTGATTCGTCATATGATCAACCTGGAAACCGTCAATACCTATGAAGGTACTCACGATATCCATGCGCTGATTTTAGGTCGGGCACAAACTGGCTTACAGGCGTTTTTCTAAACGCCTGATTCTTTTCGAAACGGCTAAATTATTATTAAAAACATAGCATTATCCGTTTCTGGCAGTTTTAGGGCTTACACTTTTCAGGCCCCATATCGGTAATTTGACCAGCCAATATAGAGTAAGCAATATAACCAGAATAACCGGCACCCCGAGATATTGAATGTGTCGAAATGCTTCTGGGAACACCTGCGACTGACCAAGAAACAGCGACGCCGTGGCGATAAACATGGCAATTCCCATTCGCCAGACATGTCGCATCAACCTGCCCTTACCCAGCTTGGCTTTTTTCACGATAAAGCGAATATCGAACAAACTCGCCGCCAAAGCGACAAAAGCGAAGACCAAAGCTACTTGAGCAGGCTGGCCGTCAATCTTGCCTGTTTCGCTCGCCATCCCGGTCAATCCAATTTCAATACCGATAACGCCAGCACTGAACCCTAATAGAGTTGCCAGATAATCCGGCCACATATTAAGCGTTTTAAAGCGGCGAACCGCCAAGAGTGCGGTAAGTACCAGATAGAAAGTGACGCTGCCTGCCAAGGTATTTAAACGTTCTTGATTCATCGCGGCGAGGATTGCGCCAGTAGCTGCCATGACCAACATAGTAATAACAAAAACTAGTCCGCTTTTGCGGTGCAGTGGGCCACCTTTACTGGCTGAAAAAGCGATGATGCCCGATATCAAAGCCAGGGTTCCGGTAAAAATGTGTAGGACTGTCAGCATAGTTTTGCTTCTTATTTTTTGTTTCTCATCAATCTAACATAAACTCTCACAAAAGATTGCAGGGAGCGGCCAAGTGCCAGGTATTCTGTGTAAGAAAATATGTTTCAGACCATTGTCTTCACTACACAAAGCAACAGTTTCAGCCGTTGAAGTCGGTTAAAACTCAATCAACTCATCACGATTCGATTCTAGGGTGTGTACCATACAATATATTGAAGATTGCATTGCCAGAAGTTTGAAGAAGCTCGAGAGGTCCGGCGATGCAGGCTTTGTGCCACCGAAAGTTGTTCTGCTTAAACAAATCAAAACCCTTGAGAATCAATATCAATCAGAGCCTTCAGCTACGCTGCTTAAAGAAATCGAAGCGCTAAAATTGAAATACCAAACATCTGGTCGTTAACGCTAATTGCACACAACTTGTATATACAACAAAGATCGTCTATGATCCTCCCCATTAAGATGTATATACAAGTTAGCGGCGTGGGAAATTTCCTCCATGCTATATAATTCAATGAACCCTGAGCATTTTGATTTTCAAGGTTCAATAAAGCCGGGCAGTTAGCAGACAAGATGAGCACTCCAAAATTTACCCAAATTAAAGATCATATCCGTGGGCAGATTGAATCTGGTGAGTTACCGGAGCTTGCAAAAGTCGCCTCGGAAAATGAATTGGCAGAGCAGTTTCAGGTTTCACGAATGACTGCACGTCGGGCTTTACAGGAACTAACCGAAGAAGGTGTATTAAGTCGTTCTAAAGGTGCCGGCACCTTTGTTTCCAGTTTTAAATCTCAGTCTTCAGTGCTAGAGATTCGCAGTATTAAAGATGAAATCAATGAAAATGGCGGCGACTATTCTGCCAAATTGCTGCAACTCGATGCTATCGAAGCCAGTGAGGAGATTGGCCAAAATTTGCAAATCTCCGTAGGCAGCAAAGTGTTTCAATCGGTTATTTTGCACTGCAATAACGGCTTACCAGTGCAACTGGAGCAGCGCTATGTCAATGCCAGCTTATTACCAGAATATGCTGAGCAGGATTTCCAGTTTATTACCCCTCATGAATATTTATCCCGGGTGGCACCGCTAACGGAAGCCAGCCAGGAAATATCTGCGGTTGTTGCCAAAGGCGAGGTTTGTGAGTACCTGCAAACCCAAGAACACACCGCTTGTTTACAAATAAAACGCCGCACCTGGTCTCGAACCGGTGTCGTTTCTTTCGCAATTTTAACCTCGCCGGGTGATCGTTATCGCCTGGGCGGGCATTCTGTTTTCAATTAAGTAGTAGGAGAGATCATGTCTTTAGACCCTCGTCTCGACAAATCACGCGTTATTCGCGCCGACCGTGGTAGCGAAATCACCGCGAAAAGCTGGCTGACGGAAGCGGCCAAGCGTATGTTAATGAACAACCTCGACCCCGAAGTAGCCGAGCATCCACAATCTTTGGTTGTTTACGGTGGTATCGGCCGTGCGGCCCGTAACTGGGAATGTTACGACAAGATCATTGAAGTATTGAATCGTCTTGAAGATGATGAATCTCTGCTTATTCAATCGGGTAAGCCGGTTGGTGTGTTCAAAACTCATAAAGATGCGCCTCGCGTATTAATCGCTAATTCTAACCTGGTTCCTACCTGGGGTAACTGGGAACACTTCAATGAGTTAGATAAAAAAGGTCTGATGATGTACGGCCAGATGACCGCTGGTTCTTGGATCTATATCGGATCCCAAGGTATCGTTCAGGGTACCTACGAAACGTTTGCGGCAATGGCAAACCAGCACTTTGATGGCAACGCCAAGGGTAAGTGGGTACTTACTGGCGGCCTTGGTGGAATGGGTGGGGCTCAGCCACTTGCTGCAACGATGGCAGGTTTCTGTGCTTTGGTTGTTGAATGTGATGAAACCCGTATCGATTTTCGTTTGAAAACCCGTTATGTCGATAAGAAAGCGACTAGCCTGGACGAAGCGTTAAGCATGATTGACGAAGCGATTGCTGATGGCAAAGCGATTTCAGTTGGCCTATTAGGTAATGCTGCAGACGTATTCCCAGAGTTAGTAAAACGTGGCATCACCCCGGATGTGGTAACTGACCAAACTTCAGCTCACGATCCTTTGAATGGTTACCTGCCGCAAGGCTGGACCATGGAACATGCTGCTGAAATGCGCCTGAAAGATGAAGCGGCGGTAGTCAAAGCTGCGAAGCAATCGATGGCGGTTCAGGTTCAGGCAATGCTAGATTTGCAAGCAATGGGCGCCGCTACTACCGATTACGGTAATAACATCCGTCAGATGGCATTAGAAGAAGGCGTTAGCAATGCCTTTGATTTCCCGGGTTTCGTTCCTGCTTATATTCGCCCACTTTTCTGTGAAGGTATTGGTCCATTCCGTTGGGTAGCATTATCTGGCGATCCGGAAGATATTTACAAAACCGACGCCAAAGTTAAAGAGCTCATTCCTGATAATCCACACCTGCACAACTGGCTCGATATGGCCAAAGAGCGCATCGCGTTCCAGGGTCTTCCGGCTCGTATTTGCTGGGTTGGTCTAAAAGATCGTGCTCGTCTTGCCCGTGCATTCAATGAAATGGTGAAAAACGGTGAGCTAAAAGCTCCAATCGTTATCGGTCGTGACCACTTAGATTCAGGCTCAGTTGCATCGCCTAACCGCGAAACCGAAAGCATGCTTGATGGTTCAGATGCGGTTTCTGACTGGCCACTATTAAACGCCCTGTTGTCTACTTCTGGTGGCGCGACCTGGGTTAGCTTACACCACGGTGGTGGTGTTGGTATGGGTTTTAGCCAACATGCTGGTGTTGTTATCGTCGCCGATGGTACCGATGAAGCAGAAGCGCGTTTATCCCGTGTCCTTTGGAATGACCCGGCAACTGGTGTTATGCGCCATGCGGATGCTGGTTACGATATCGCCATTAACTGTGCAAAAGAGCAGGGTCTTGACCTGCCAATGATCACCAACAAATAAGGGAGCGAGGACATGTCTGAATTAAATATCGTTTCCGGACAATTATCACTTGCCGATTTGCGTCGAGTTAGCCGTGAAGCGGTGAAAATTAAGCTTGATGCAAGCTGCTTTGATGCAATCAACAAGAGTGCCGAAGCCGTTCAAAAAGTTATCCGTGAAGACAAAGTGGTTTATGGGATTAACACCGGTTTTGGTTTGTTAGCCAACACCCGCATCAAGACCGAAGAGTTGGAATTGCTTCAGCGCTCTATCGTGTTGAGCCATGCGGCTGGTTTTGGCGAGCCAATGGACGAAGCTACCGTTCGCTTGATGATGGTATTGAAAATCAATTCCCTATCACGTGGCTTTTCTGGTATTCGATTATCGGTTATTGAAGCCTTGATTAGCCTAATCAATGCTGAGGTTTACCCCTATGTGCCTAAGCAAGGTAGTGTTGGCGCGTCAGGCGATTTAGCACCGTTATCGCATATGGTACTACCGTTACTTGGCGAAGGTGAAGTCATTCACAAAGGCCAGGTGATCAGCGCTGCTAAAGGCCTGAAAATTGCTGGTTTAACACCGGTTACTCTGGCGGCAAAAGAAGGTCTGGCGCTGCTTAATGGTACGCAGGCGTCAACCGCATTTGCTCTTGAAGGTTTATTCCTTGCGGAAGATTTATACGCTTCAAGCACTATGGTTGGTGCGATGAGTGTTGAAGCGGCGATGGGCTCGCGTGCGCCATTTGATCACCGCGTCCATGCAATACGCGGTCAGAAAGGTCAAATCGATGCGGCAGAGGCTTACCGCGCCATGTTAGGTGAAACCTCAGAAATTGCCCAATCGCATATTGATTGTGAAAAGGTACAAGACCCTTATTCGCTTCGCTGTCAGCCTCAGGTTATGGGCGCATGTTTGACGCAAATCCGCCAGGCCGCGCAAGTATTGTTGGTAGAAGCCAACGGTGTTACCGATAACCCTCTGGTATTCGCTGATGATGGCGATTTCATCTCAGGTGGTAACTTCCACGCAGAGCCTGTAGCGATGGCCGCGGATAATCTGGCGATTGCGATCAGTGAAATCGGCGCACTATCTGAGCGTCGTATGGCGCTTCTAATCGACGCCAGCTTAAGTAAGCTTCCAGCATTCTTGGTAGAAAATGGCGGTGTAAACTCCGGTTTTATGATTGCGCAGGTTACATCAGCGGCTCTTGCCTCTGAAAATAAAACCCTGGCGCATCCTGCTTCCGTTGATAGCATGCCAACCTCAGCGAACCAGGAAGATCACGTATCGATGGCAGCATTTGCAGGTCGTCGTCTGGCCGATATGGCAAATAACACCTTAGGTGTTATCGCCGTTGAGTTTTTAGCGGCGGCACAAGGCCTGGATTTCAGAAAGCCACTGAAAGCGTCTGATAATGTCGAGAAAGCCAAGGCAACGTTGCGAGAAAAAGTTGCCTACTACGATAAAGATCGCTACTTCGCACCTGATATCGAAGCGGCGAGTCAGTTATTGGCAAGCGCCTTTGCTCACGATTTAATGCCAACCAATACCCTGCCTAGCGTGTAAAGGTTGCATCAAGATTGAAGAAGCCCGGTTTTATGCCGGGCTTTTTTGTATGAGTGTAAGAAGAGCGACTACTACCCTCCTCCTTCAAACGAAATATTCTACTTGATCGAAATTAGGGACCCACACAAAATCACGAATTCAAAAATTGGAGAGCTTAGATAAAATTTGAGGTCAGGTTTGGGACACCCACATTCTTTGCCACAATAAAGTTGGGTGTCCTCAATTCAGATATTGATAATCAGCGGAGGATATTTGTCATTTGTACCGATTCCAGAGTCGTGCCATTTTGAGTGGTAAACACACTTCGACCAATTTCAGAAAAGCCATGTCGTTTGTAAAAATTGACAGCATTTAATGACGAATCTAAAGCCAAAACATCAAGGTTTTTATCTTTGGCTTGCTGCAGCAAAAAATGCATCATTTTTTCACCAACCTTTTGCCCCGAAAAATCAGGGTGCACAAACAACGCCATTAGTTTGCTGTTGGCGATGTCTAAAATTCCAAAGGCGATAATCTGTTTCTCACGTGCCAAAACATATTGCTGATAGCCGTTACTTTGATTTTCCATAAATCGTTCTGGCCTCGGACATCCAGCCCAACCTTCAAGCTGCTCTTCGGTATAAGCGTTGCGGCACAACCTTGTTGCAGATAGGCGAAAAAGCTCATCCATTTCTGGATAATCATCGGGTTTTGCTTCGCGGATCATTACCTTCAACTCTTTGGTTCCTATTGCAGACATAATGACCTATTTTAAGGACACCCACAAATCTGCATCATTCATCTCGTGAGGAATATTAATCAAGGCCGGTTAAATCAATACATGGGTGTCCCGAATTGAAAATCTGTGGGTGTCCAAATTCATTTAATCTTGTGGCGTTATTTTAATCTTGTTAGGGTAACTATCGTTTATAAAGAGATCGAAAAAGAGTTGTTAACTTGGGCAGAGGAAATGGCCGGGTTTCCGATCCAAGAATAGATGTAAGGAACATAATGAAAGACGACAATGTATACCACGCGCCTGAAAGTGATCTAAATTCCACTCCACAGAGCTTATCTCTTGAACAATACCGCAAAAACCTAATTCCTAAGTGGATTAAAGTCTTTGGCTGGCTCTTTATTGTCATGGGCGTCTTGGTGCCATTGGTCGGTATTTTTGCTTTGGTTACCCAGCGAGTAGGGTCTTTTTCTCTTTATGGACTAGAAGCGGTAGGAGCTATTTATTCATCATTAGCTCTGGTAGTTCTTGCTTTGTATGTCGCCCATAGTATTTGTGCCTATGGCCTGTTATTTGGAAAATCCTGGGGAATTAATGCCTGTATCCCATTAGCTTACCTAAGTATTGCTATCTGTATTTTTACTATGTTTACCGGCTCGGAAACCTTGATTCGATTGGAGCTTGCGGCCCTTATTCCTTACGTGATGAAATTACAAAAACTCAAAATTCAATGGCAGGGTACTGAACAAGTTTCTGCAGCCGTTTCGACATAGGCGAAGTTATATGTATTACTTCGCATACGGCTCAAATATGTCCATCGCCCGTTTAAGTGCCAGAGTACCAAGTGCCAAAGTCATCGGTACCTGCACTCTTGCACAACATGATTTGCGCTTTCATAAAGCCAGTCATGATGGTTCGGGGAAATGTGATGCCCATTATACCGGTGAGGACGACGATAAAATTTATGGTGTTCTGTTTGATATAAACCCAGCTGAAAAACCGGATTTAGACTGGGTTGAAGGGGTTGGCAAAGGTTACGACATTAAAGAGGTCGTGATCACCGACAGTTCGGGACAGAAACAATCCGCATTCACCTATGTGGCAACGGATATTGATGCAACTATGCTCCCATACTTTTGGTATCGAAATCATGTGTTAGTTGGCGCTAGAGAGGCCAATCTGCCAGCCTCTTATGTCGACAGGAAAATTTCCAATACTAATGCGATAGATGATCCAGATTTAGAGCGAAATGCCCGAGAATTCGCCATTCATGATTAACCATCGAGCATCCCTATCAGATCAAAATTATACAACTTCAAACATATACAAAGTGACCATGGAAACCGTGTTGTTGAACATATGAATAAAGGTAGGTACGTATAGATTCCCGGTTTTCATTCTTGAATAACCCAGCAACAATGCCAGAGAAAACACCATGGTCAGTTCAATGGCATTGTATTGCCCATGAATAAGAGTGAATACTAAAGACGTAATCAGCAATGTCCCCCACTTACCTATCGGGGTATTTTCAAGTCTGCCAAACATAAAACCGCGAAATACAATTTCTTCAAAAATCGGCGCAACAATACATATTGCGAAAAACAATAACCAAATATTGTCGGTTGTCTCTTTCAGGCCAACCATAAACTGCGGCGTTTCAATCTCTATCGTTGCATTTATCACCCACCAAATTCCGATAAATACCGCGGTAACTATTCCCCAAGTTAATAGCTGTGAAGCCCCTGTTGAAGAACGCAGTCCTATCAAGGCTAATTTATCGGTCACCGGAGTCAGATTTATCGCCCAATAAACCACAGGGAGAGTCACTATCGCCACACCAATGCCTAGCATGGCGGTAACATCACCATCGACAATCCAGGTTTCAATATCAGGTATTTCTAAAAACGCACCCGCGTAAATACCCACAAACAGCGATAAAATAAGCGAAGGCACGTAAAAAACCAGCATCCAGCCAAAGGTGGTAAACACATATTTGCCTTTTGTCAGGAGTTGAGTATTGGCAGAATCCTCAGGTTCTTGATGTGTGAATGTTTGCTTTTCCATCAATGGCTCGTCCGCATTCGTTGTAAATTCTTCATTCATTGTTTTCATCCTTGAAATAAAAAGTCCTCAACCAGTATAAACAAAGTTACCAGTAAATGGTTAGTCCCTGTTTTATCGAGCATTTAATTAGGGAACGTGGTCGATATATGCCAATATTTATACCCCATTCGGGAATCACGCACTGACATAATATGTCGCATTTTAAATTTATCCCTGCTATAGTGGTTAACATTCTGGTTACAAGGGATGGCTAAATTAAACCCGATTTATGCCGCAAACTACCGGAATGATTACGCATAAGGAGGTAAGCATTGATGGAAAATAATGTCTTGGTCTGGGGTGGTCTTGGACTGTTAATGATGTTACTGGAAATTATCATTCCAGGTGGGGTTGTCATATTTCTTGGCATCTCTGCCGTTATTGTTGCTCTATCCCTGCAGTTTGGTTTAATCGACCATTGGGTTCATGCGTTTACCATGTGGTTCATCTTATCTTTATTACTGCTATTACTGTTTCGCAACGTCACTCAAAAAATGGTGGGTGGCGATACCCGCATCGACAACACGGATGAAGAATTGGATATGTTCGGTGCCGAAGTAGAAGTAGTGGAAACCATAGGTCCTGGCAATCGTAAAGGCCGGGTCATGTTTCAAGGCTCAAGCTGGACGGCTCTGGGCGACGGTAGCGAAATCAAACCAGGCGAAGCCGCCAAAGTTATCTGCCGGGAGAACATTTCCCTGGTCGTTGAGCGAGTGGAATCTTAATCGCTAATTCAAATTAATTAGTACAAGGAGTATCTAGTGTTAGCAATTTTTACTTTTACCCTGTTAGCGGTGCTGTTTATATTATTTAAACTCATCCTGATAGTAGAAATGCGCGAAGTCTGCGTTATCGAACGCCTCGGAAAGTTCCGCGCGGTGATGCAACCAGGCATCCATTTCCTAATTCCTTTTTTTGATCGTGTTGCCTATCGCCACGAAACCCGTGAACAGGTTTTAGACATCCCAGCGCAAAGCTGTATTTCTAAAGACAATATTCAAATTGATGTAGATGGATTGGTTTACATCAAAGTCATGGACGGCGCTAAAGCCAGTTACGGTATCGAAGATTATCGTCGCGCCAGCGTAAATCTGGCACAAACCACGATGCGCTCGGAAATCGGTAAACTTAATTTAAGCCAGACATTCAGCGAGCGTGACACCCTAAACGAGACCATTGTTCGTGAGATTGACAAAGCATCGGATCCGTGGGGCATTAAAGTATTACGTTATGAGGTTCGTAATATTACCCCGTCGTTAAACGTGATTCATACGCTTGAAAAACAAATGGAAGCAGAGCGTAAAAAGCGTGCGGAAATTACCCTGGCCAATGCGGAGAGAGATTCGGTTATTAACCTTTCTGAAGGACAGCGCCAGCACGCGATAAACTTATCGGAAGGTGACAAACAAAAGCAGATTAACGAAGCTGAAGGTCGGGCTCAGGAGATTGAAATCATTGCAGACGCTACAGCTAATGGTATGGGGTTAATTGCTCAGGCCGCTAAGCAACCTTGTGGTGACGAAGCGATCAAAATGCGACTTATGCAGGCCTTTATCCAACAAACTGGCGACATCATTAATGAAGCCGATGTTTCTATCATGCCAACAGAAATCGCCAAACTTGAGGGTTTCTTCAAAGGCATGGATAACGTCACGGCTAACGTGCAGGGAGGTAAATAATGGATATTCAAAATATTGCACCTATGGATGGTCTGGTAATGATTATCTGGGGCGTGTTGTTCCTCATTTTAATCATCAAGTTTTTTCAGTCAATTCGCCTGGTACCTACAAAATCCGCGTATATTGTTGAGCGTTTAGGTAAATATCATTGCACGCTGGAAGCCGGCTTTCACGCCCTGCTACCGTTTATTGACCGTGTTGCCTACATTCAGGATTTAAAAGAAGAAACCATCGATGTACCACCGCAGGAGTGCTTCTCTAAAGATGAGGTCAATGTTGAAGTCGACGGTGTTATCTATATCTCGGTTACCGATCCGGTTAAAGCCAGTTATGGGATTACCGATTATCGATTCGCCGCCATGCAGTTAGCACAAACCACCACTCGTTCGGTGATCGGCACGTTGGAGCTGGATCGCACCTTTGAGGAACGTGACCTTATCAGTGCAAAAGTGGTAGAAGTGTTAGATTCTGCCGGAGAAAGCTGGGGTATTAGAGTTCACCGTTATGAAATTAAGAATATTTCGCCACCGCAAACGGTAAAAAATGCCATGGAGATGCAGGTTAATGCTGAACGTGAGCGCCGGGCAATTTTGGCCAAAAGTGAAGGTGATAAGCAGAGTCTGATCAATCGTTCTGAAGGTATTATGCGCGAAACCATCAACGTTTCTGAAGGTGAAAAACAACGTCGCATCAATGCCGCCGAAGGTAAAGCCTCAGAAATTATGGCGCTTGCCCGAGCAACCAGTGAATCCATTACTAAGGTTGCCCAGGTAATTAACCAGGAAGGCGGCCAGCAGGCATTGGAAATGCAACTTAGTGAGCAATACCTTGCCCAGTTTAAGGGACTAAGTAAGGCGAACAACAAGGTTATCCTTCCAGCCAACCTGATGGATTATCAGCAATGGATGGATTCGATTGGCTTAAACAGCACAAAGCAAACAGGTTAATGTCTAATCGATAAATTTAACCAGACATTAAAAAAGCGCCTTTAAGGCGCTTTTTTCTTGCTCTATCAACAACATAGTCACGATTAGCTTAGCGGCAAATGTTGCAATAGAAATTGCCAGCTGTCATCCTCAAAATGCGATTTTGAGAAGTAATGACGCGCACCATCGTCC is drawn from Thalassotalea sp. PS06 and contains these coding sequences:
- a CDS encoding CPBP family intramembrane glutamic endopeptidase: MNEEFTTNADEPLMEKQTFTHQEPEDSANTQLLTKGKYVFTTFGWMLVFYVPSLILSLFVGIYAGAFLEIPDIETWIVDGDVTAMLGIGVAIVTLPVVYWAINLTPVTDKLALIGLRSSTGASQLLTWGIVTAVFIGIWWVINATIEIETPQFMVGLKETTDNIWLLFFAICIVAPIFEEIVFRGFMFGRLENTPIGKWGTLLITSLVFTLIHGQYNAIELTMVFSLALLLGYSRMKTGNLYVPTFIHMFNNTVSMVTLYMFEVV
- a CDS encoding NfeD family protein → MENNVLVWGGLGLLMMLLEIIIPGGVVIFLGISAVIVALSLQFGLIDHWVHAFTMWFILSLLLLLLFRNVTQKMVGGDTRIDNTDEELDMFGAEVEVVETIGPGNRKGRVMFQGSSWTALGDGSEIKPGEAAKVICRENISLVVERVES
- a CDS encoding SPFH domain-containing protein, producing MFTFTLLAVLFILFKLILIVEMREVCVIERLGKFRAVMQPGIHFLIPFFDRVAYRHETREQVLDIPAQSCISKDNIQIDVDGLVYIKVMDGAKASYGIEDYRRASVNLAQTTMRSEIGKLNLSQTFSERDTLNETIVREIDKASDPWGIKVLRYEVRNITPSLNVIHTLEKQMEAERKKRAEITLANAERDSVINLSEGQRQHAINLSEGDKQKQINEAEGRAQEIEIIADATANGMGLIAQAAKQPCGDEAIKMRLMQAFIQQTGDIINEADVSIMPTEIAKLEGFFKGMDNVTANVQGGK
- a CDS encoding SPFH domain-containing protein; this translates as MDIQNIAPMDGLVMIIWGVLFLILIIKFFQSIRLVPTKSAYIVERLGKYHCTLEAGFHALLPFIDRVAYIQDLKEETIDVPPQECFSKDEVNVEVDGVIYISVTDPVKASYGITDYRFAAMQLAQTTTRSVIGTLELDRTFEERDLISAKVVEVLDSAGESWGIRVHRYEIKNISPPQTVKNAMEMQVNAERERRAILAKSEGDKQSLINRSEGIMRETINVSEGEKQRRINAAEGKASEIMALARATSESITKVAQVINQEGGQQALEMQLSEQYLAQFKGLSKANNKVILPANLMDYQQWMDSIGLNSTKQTG